The Thiorhodovibrio litoralis genome includes a window with the following:
- a CDS encoding type II toxin-antitoxin system RelE/ParE family toxin, with the protein MRIIEVMRYQFIESPLFCALLPDYLTDEEYTELQEYLCEHPEAGDVVRGSGGVRKVRWSRAGSGKSGGVRVCYYRRTSAGQMLMLVIYAKSARDSIPGHVLKALREEMEHAEN; encoded by the coding sequence ATGCGTATAATTGAGGTCATGCGCTACCAATTCATTGAGTCCCCGCTCTTCTGTGCGCTTTTGCCCGATTACCTGACCGACGAGGAATATACAGAATTGCAGGAGTATCTATGCGAACACCCAGAGGCGGGCGACGTAGTGCGCGGCTCAGGTGGGGTGCGCAAGGTGCGTTGGAGCCGCGCCGGGAGCGGAAAGTCCGGCGGTGTGCGGGTGTGCTACTACAGGCGCACCTCCGCTGGGCAAATGCTGATGCTGGTGATTTACGCCAAGAGCGCACGGGATTCAATTCCTGGGCATGTGCTCAAGGCGCTACGCGAGGAGATGGAACATGCCGAAAACTGA
- a CDS encoding CorA family divalent cation transporter, whose protein sequence is MPEISRFGLGKASHNSGAAGATWFDVDMADDADRQWLMGLQEINDQTRQALLAPVRFNHYEQVPDGTLVSIRTPRSEQIEDISELADLKLLIGPARAMTVRSGPIAAVEVLRRHTSDSSLVTAVDLLGFMVSAMTKRMEAVIFDLTQDIDAVEDALLDGGSAPPPQALSELRRRIFRTRRQVNAAQQVLAPMTTDPALVLDADDRETLVRSSNYVTRYLQGLDECRTRVQLLEDQIDAQRSETMTRSSLNLTIVATVFLPLTFITGLLGMNVAGIPDQHNPFGFWTVTGLSVLVALLAWVLLRREIHDRQLDQASRPKKTLAREPKTLTPENVELTLPPRPSAETGHQDKSDQTAVEGHHPGFRRKIVRIYGFALLLALALFFFHLVMIFDVAGAIIGRKAWMLEHFGHHTGKTLILGCFFLLFAAHLAESAAWGLFLRGERLLPSLTEGVYFAAASITTLGFGDVLLKYPWRHIGPLIAISGVLMFGCSTAFLFVIMQDVWVGHL, encoded by the coding sequence ATGCCTGAGATTTCCCGATTCGGGCTCGGAAAAGCCTCGCATAACTCAGGGGCCGCTGGTGCCACCTGGTTCGACGTCGACATGGCCGACGACGCTGATCGCCAATGGCTGATGGGCTTGCAAGAGATTAACGATCAGACCAGGCAGGCGTTATTAGCGCCGGTGCGTTTCAACCATTATGAACAGGTGCCTGACGGCACCTTGGTAAGTATCAGAACCCCGCGTTCCGAGCAGATTGAGGATATCAGCGAACTCGCCGATTTGAAGTTACTGATCGGCCCGGCCCGGGCGATGACCGTGCGATCTGGCCCGATCGCCGCCGTGGAGGTGTTACGACGGCACACGTCGGACAGCTCACTGGTAACGGCCGTGGATTTGCTCGGATTCATGGTCTCGGCGATGACCAAGCGGATGGAAGCTGTCATCTTTGATCTGACCCAAGACATCGATGCCGTCGAGGATGCCCTGCTCGACGGCGGTTCCGCCCCTCCCCCGCAGGCGCTGAGCGAGCTGCGGCGGCGAATTTTTCGCACCCGACGGCAAGTCAATGCCGCCCAGCAGGTGCTCGCTCCGATGACGACCGACCCCGCCCTGGTGCTGGATGCCGATGACCGTGAAACCTTGGTCCGGTCCTCAAATTACGTGACCCGCTATTTGCAAGGGTTGGATGAATGCCGCACCCGGGTGCAGCTGTTGGAGGATCAAATCGATGCGCAACGCTCGGAGACCATGACGCGTTCCAGCCTGAATCTGACCATCGTCGCGACCGTGTTTTTGCCCTTGACCTTCATCACCGGTCTGCTCGGAATGAACGTCGCGGGCATCCCCGATCAACACAATCCGTTCGGCTTCTGGACGGTGACGGGATTGTCTGTCCTCGTTGCTCTGCTGGCTTGGGTCTTGCTGCGTCGCGAAATCCATGATCGCCAGCTCGATCAGGCCAGTCGCCCGAAAAAGACACTAGCGCGAGAGCCCAAGACCTTGACTCCAGAAAACGTCGAATTGACCCTCCCTCCCCGGCCCAGCGCGGAAACCGGGCATCAAGACAAGTCAGATCAAACAGCAGTGGAAGGACATCACCCGGGTTTCCGTCGCAAGATTGTCAGGATCTATGGCTTTGCACTGCTGCTTGCGCTTGCTCTGTTCTTTTTTCACCTTGTTATGATCTTCGATGTGGCTGGCGCAATCATTGGACGGAAAGCGTGGATGCTGGAGCATTTTGGGCACCATACTGGCAAGACTTTGATCCTTGGCTGTTTCTTTCTGTTGTTCGCGGCCCACCTGGCAGAATCTGCGGCCTGGGGATTGTTTTTGCGCGGAGAGCGACTTTTGCCAAGCCTGACCGAAGGCGTCTATTTTGCCGCCGCATCCATCACGACGCTGGGCTTCGGCGATGTCCTGCTGAAATATCCCTGGCGACATATCGGACCACTGATCGCTATCTCCGGAGTGCTGATGTTTGGCTGTTCGACGGCTTTCTTGTTCGTGATCATGCAAGACGTCTGGGTCGGTCATCTTTAA
- a CDS encoding paraquat-inducible protein A → MQTLACPDCDLLQSVPDLPPGGKASCARCGHALATGTAGPIGRPLALTIAALFLLIIANIDPLMDLSAVGRHASTTIIGGAYQMWLEGQQATAVVVGFCAVVAPAGYILFMLVVLLGAGRTPVPRWVGEMLRWADRMRPWSMVEVMMLGILVALIKIADLAKVEPGIGMAAVGVLMLLIPAIEVNFDPHAIWHRVTWVEPKSSPPIADDSAPGTSS, encoded by the coding sequence ATGCAAACCCTGGCCTGTCCCGATTGTGATCTGCTGCAGAGCGTCCCGGACCTCCCACCCGGAGGCAAGGCGAGCTGCGCGCGCTGCGGCCATGCGCTGGCAACCGGCACCGCCGGCCCGATCGGCCGACCGCTGGCGCTGACCATCGCCGCGCTCTTTTTGTTGATCATTGCCAATATCGACCCGCTGATGGATCTTTCAGCCGTGGGTCGCCACGCAAGCACCACCATCATCGGCGGTGCTTATCAGATGTGGCTTGAGGGCCAACAGGCGACGGCGGTTGTCGTCGGCTTCTGCGCGGTAGTCGCCCCGGCAGGCTATATTCTGTTCATGTTGGTCGTTTTGCTTGGCGCCGGGCGAACGCCAGTGCCGCGCTGGGTCGGGGAGATGCTGCGCTGGGCCGATCGCATGCGGCCCTGGTCCATGGTCGAGGTGATGATGCTTGGCATCCTGGTGGCCTTGATTAAGATCGCGGACCTGGCCAAGGTTGAGCCCGGCATCGGTATGGCCGCGGTGGGCGTTTTGATGCTGCTGATCCCCGCCATTGAGGTCAATTTCGACCCCCATGCGATCTGGCATCGGGTCACCTGGGTCGAGCCGAAGTCATCACCACCGATCGCCGACGATTCGGCGCCTGGGACCTCGTCCTGA
- a CDS encoding paraquat-inducible protein A — MAAALTAAQAGLIGCEHCGLLVRAASADEPGHCPRCGSPLESRRRQSIERTWALVIAAAICYIPANLLPVLGTTTLGSTEYDTIMGGVVFLYTSGSWPLALIVLIASVMVPLGKLIALGYLLISVQRRSSSSNRERTRLYRMVEFIGRWSMLDVFVDTFTVALVQLSPLMAVSPGPGVMFFAAVVVLTMIAATTFDPRLIWDAGGEPESRIG; from the coding sequence ATGGCTGCTGCGCTGACCGCCGCGCAAGCCGGCTTGATCGGCTGCGAGCATTGCGGTTTGCTGGTACGGGCCGCAAGTGCCGACGAGCCGGGCCATTGCCCGCGTTGCGGCAGCCCGCTTGAGTCGCGGCGGCGGCAGTCCATTGAGCGCACCTGGGCGCTGGTGATCGCGGCGGCAATCTGCTATATCCCCGCCAACCTGCTGCCAGTGCTCGGGACCACCACGCTCGGTTCCACCGAGTACGACACCATCATGGGCGGCGTGGTTTTCCTCTACACTTCCGGCTCTTGGCCGCTGGCGCTGATCGTGCTGATCGCGAGCGTGATGGTGCCCCTCGGCAAGCTGATCGCGCTCGGTTATTTGCTCATCTCCGTGCAACGACGCTCGTCGAGCAGCAATCGAGAGCGGACCCGACTCTACCGCATGGTCGAATTTATCGGACGTTGGTCGATGCTGGATGTCTTCGTCGACACCTTTACCGTGGCCCTGGTGCAGCTCTCGCCGCTGATGGCGGTGAGTCCCGGCCCCGGGGTCATGTTTTTTGCCGCTGTCGTCGTGCTGACCATGATTGCGGCCACCACCTTTGACCCCCGCCTGATCTGGGACGCGGGCGGCGAACCGGAGTCCCGAATTGGCTGA
- a CDS encoding PqiB family protein, which translates to MADALDSNTLPQATLTPPRRSRISAIWLIPLLAAAVAIGIAVNRILNEGPTISILFQSAEGVEANKTIIKYKDVKIGQVTAVELHQNYSKVMVTARIDKHAEGLMVEDAKFWVVQPQVTLSGVSGLSTLLSGNYIGFEMGKSSKPQRHFTGLKVAPVIPIDQPGREFELTASDLGSVSVGSPLYFRRLQVGQVMTYQLAPDGNSVSISVFVNAPFDHFVSAQTRFWNASGVDVSLGDGGLDVRTQSLVSLLVGGIAFATPSSAVEPAPATADTTFVLYADRATAMKQPETISRHYVLYFTESLRGLTVGAPVTLFGLPAGEVADVGIDIDPATTEVRGRVEIVAYPERLVSDMHTEQSSSAQAMVQNPEQSHAFFQRLVMDRGLRAQLRSGSLLTGQLFVAFDFFPDAPKAEVDWGPKMPVIPTVPGTVTNLEDKVSDILAKVDKIPFETIGSEVAQTLLALNEAIKDIDKAVNRIDKGVIPELKPAISAVRSAMMSADRVLKNTDATLLGKDAPGQLELRDALQEVSRAARSLRVLTDYLERNPSSLIRGKNGEKP; encoded by the coding sequence TTGGCTGACGCCCTCGACAGCAATACCTTGCCGCAAGCTACACTAACACCGCCCCGGCGTTCGCGGATCTCCGCCATCTGGCTGATTCCGTTGCTTGCCGCCGCGGTCGCTATCGGCATCGCGGTCAACCGTATCCTGAATGAAGGCCCGACCATCTCCATCCTGTTTCAATCCGCCGAGGGGGTCGAGGCCAACAAGACCATCATCAAGTACAAGGATGTCAAGATCGGCCAGGTGACGGCGGTGGAGCTTCACCAGAACTACTCCAAGGTTATGGTCACCGCGAGAATCGACAAGCACGCCGAGGGGCTGATGGTCGAGGACGCCAAGTTCTGGGTGGTGCAGCCGCAAGTCACCCTGAGCGGCGTCTCCGGGCTGAGTACGCTCTTGTCCGGCAACTACATCGGCTTTGAGATGGGCAAGTCCTCAAAGCCTCAGCGCCATTTCACCGGCCTCAAGGTGGCGCCTGTCATCCCCATCGACCAGCCCGGCCGCGAGTTTGAGCTGACTGCCTCCGATCTCGGCTCGGTCAGCGTCGGCTCGCCGCTGTATTTTCGTCGCCTTCAGGTCGGCCAGGTGATGACCTACCAGCTCGCCCCGGACGGCAACTCCGTCTCGATCAGCGTCTTCGTTAACGCCCCCTTCGATCACTTTGTCAGCGCCCAGACGCGCTTTTGGAACGCCAGCGGTGTCGATGTCTCACTGGGCGATGGCGGTTTAGACGTGCGCACCCAGTCGCTGGTGTCGCTGCTTGTCGGCGGCATTGCCTTTGCGACGCCAAGCTCCGCCGTCGAGCCCGCACCCGCAACGGCCGATACCACCTTCGTGCTCTATGCTGATCGCGCTACCGCGATGAAGCAGCCGGAGACCATCTCGCGTCATTACGTCCTTTACTTCACGGAATCATTGCGCGGGTTGACTGTAGGAGCACCGGTGACCCTGTTCGGACTGCCGGCGGGCGAGGTGGCCGACGTGGGCATCGATATCGATCCGGCGACAACGGAGGTTCGGGGTCGGGTGGAAATTGTCGCCTATCCGGAGCGGCTCGTGTCTGATATGCATACAGAGCAGTCGTCGAGTGCGCAAGCGATGGTGCAGAACCCCGAACAAAGTCATGCGTTCTTTCAGCGCCTGGTGATGGACCGGGGGCTGCGTGCCCAACTGCGCAGTGGCAGCCTGCTGACCGGCCAGTTGTTCGTGGCCTTCGATTTCTTTCCCGACGCGCCCAAGGCGGAAGTCGACTGGGGTCCGAAGATGCCTGTCATCCCGACCGTCCCGGGCACGGTGACGAACCTGGAGGACAAGGTCTCGGACATTCTCGCCAAGGTGGACAAAATCCCCTTTGAAACCATCGGCAGCGAGGTCGCGCAGACTCTGCTGGCCTTGAACGAAGCGATTAAGGACATCGACAAGGCCGTGAACCGCATCGACAAGGGCGTCATCCCTGAGCTCAAGCCAGCGATCTCTGCGGTTCGCAGCGCCATGATGTCCGCGGATCGGGTGCTGAAAAATACCGACGCGACCTTACTCGGCAAGGATGCGCCTGGACAGCTGGAACTGCGTGACGCCTTGCAGGAGGTCAGTCGTGCGGCACGCTCCTTGCGCGTACTCACGGACTATCTCGAACGCAATCCGTCATCCTTGATTCGCGGCAAAAATGGAGAGAAACCCTGA
- a CDS encoding PqiC family protein gives MAPQIRSGLSIPPSFSLLICALAAVLAGCASPAARFYTLSPSTNSVAPASSLSISVGPVSVPAAVDRPEIVITAGPNQVRLEEFDRWASPLKDEISRTVAENLVALLGTSRVIQALGASSADVDYRVSIEVRRFDSTPGDAATLDAVWTLRRPGDGKSMIGRTSTREPVREPVREPVQEQGYDGLAAAHSRALARLSQDIADAVRAQH, from the coding sequence ATGGCTCCACAGATCCGCTCAGGCCTCAGTATCCCCCCCAGTTTTAGCCTGCTTATCTGTGCCCTTGCGGCCGTGCTGGCCGGCTGCGCCTCGCCGGCGGCGCGCTTCTACACACTGAGCCCCTCGACGAACAGCGTCGCGCCCGCCTCCAGCCTGTCGATCTCCGTCGGTCCGGTGAGCGTGCCGGCAGCGGTCGACCGCCCGGAGATCGTCATCACCGCAGGTCCGAATCAGGTTCGCCTGGAGGAATTCGACCGCTGGGCCTCGCCGCTGAAGGACGAGATCTCGCGCACCGTTGCGGAGAACCTGGTTGCCCTGTTAGGAACGTCGCGGGTCATCCAAGCATTAGGGGCGTCGAGCGCTGATGTCGACTATCGCGTCTCCATCGAGGTGCGGCGGTTCGACTCGACGCCCGGCGACGCCGCTACGCTCGATGCGGTCTGGACCCTGCGTCGCCCCGGAGACGGCAAGTCAATGATAGGGCGGACCAGCACGCGCGAGCCTGTTCGGGAGCCTGTTCGGGAGCCTGTTCAGGAGCAGGGCTACGACGGACTCGCTGCCGCCCACAGCCGCGCGCTGGCGCGACTCAGCCAGGACATCGCAGACGCGGTGCGTGCGCAACACTGA
- a CDS encoding AsmA family protein has product MKTLRILAWLLLTVLVLLGGTIAYLPFYLQDHKADLETAATEALGRAVAIDSVTLGWLSHPRPGLSIALKGLRVSNPAWDTDGTLGPHLLEAERVDLLWQLRALLHREVRIDQLVIRNARLMLQQTTDGRNNWQLGAKKGTGKGSGHISLRVPRVQVLDSDISFAAAKGPVRRAEITRLQLDGLGAEPLVLQAELVINATPLSLSGKAGAEDARAGARWPFELLTQSADTRVELNGSAPAPFATTGLDAKLQVQGPTAAPLGQIAGINGLPAGPFRLETDLSWDGQTLEARAINGSSQADGLPAPLTISDGEISVPLHGPWSVQLTGKLGDQPGALQLTSVALPQGAAQTPDTKTAGALAIKATLADGRFDGELQLAAKNDAPARLSGTLNAGSVSLDAFTKDDVTKHTKQDTAEQGSAESAATKPKTSKPPTWVDKPLPFDLLTRLDADLEFAVEALTWQRITMRGLQARAKLRGGRFELDGVRLALPGLTVTGQAVVDASSASPASPKTPALTLNLKTDRVDLPQALSMLAQRPKLGGSINGLSLDAAASGTTPATLIRTLSSTLEAQSLRLLPPAKRGRTATAIEFTRPKLRIDAGAAVSFQTGLAMASQDGSERTMDLTLTGGTLADLLPGGRSWPRIDVLAQTRIDKHQLSIRGHLGPLAAIRSGRDLMLDLRLTEDTDLNTALTGSLTGTLARLDGLTGSQLQAQLTGKSLAVLHPGLPPQPFAAKARLRGQTGQLELLDIEASTGSSDLAGEVLVGLGKPARIDATLNAEVLDLTPFFPQKPDRKAAPDRAEAPTGAHASNAQPLPFDGLKAVNGSLKLRAGQVQLNDIGMDNGTLDITLDAGHLVLSGDAEQDSLSVALELRPAQNGWEFDLHQRGKLDLGRLIKAEKKQTLPNDVTATDEIRLRGVGASVPELLRSADGRVELVLGAGQLNRKASQLPLGGVVVSLLETVNPTRINNLDIRRDLLSLKCAVMQFDIADGIATSKRGLALQTDNLNVLGGGAIKLETGEIEMRFKTIKRTGVGLSLLGVADRFIVLDGTLTAPHASIDSGDLAVEGAAAWATGGLSLVAGQITRRLTAFGNPCNKVLKRDAPGAGP; this is encoded by the coding sequence GTGAAAACACTACGCATTCTTGCCTGGCTTCTCTTGACGGTGCTTGTCCTCTTGGGCGGCACCATCGCCTATCTGCCGTTCTATCTGCAAGATCATAAGGCGGACCTTGAAACCGCAGCGACTGAGGCCCTTGGGCGAGCGGTCGCCATCGACAGCGTGACCCTCGGCTGGTTGTCGCATCCACGCCCGGGCCTGTCGATCGCGCTCAAGGGACTGCGGGTATCGAATCCGGCCTGGGACACTGACGGAACCTTGGGTCCGCACCTGCTGGAGGCCGAACGGGTGGACCTGCTATGGCAACTGCGGGCGCTGTTGCACCGGGAGGTCCGCATCGACCAGCTGGTGATTCGCAATGCGCGATTGATGCTGCAACAGACCACCGATGGCCGCAACAATTGGCAGTTGGGCGCCAAAAAAGGCACAGGCAAGGGAAGCGGCCACATCAGCCTGCGGGTACCGAGGGTGCAGGTGCTCGACTCCGACATCAGCTTTGCGGCGGCCAAGGGGCCGGTGCGACGCGCCGAGATCACGCGGCTCCAGCTCGACGGGCTGGGCGCTGAACCTTTGGTGCTCCAGGCTGAACTGGTGATCAACGCGACGCCACTCTCCTTGAGTGGCAAAGCCGGTGCTGAGGATGCGCGGGCCGGTGCCCGCTGGCCCTTTGAGCTACTGACGCAGAGCGCCGACACCCGCGTCGAGCTGAATGGCAGCGCCCCGGCTCCCTTCGCTACCACCGGGTTGGACGCCAAACTCCAGGTGCAAGGGCCGACGGCGGCACCGCTTGGGCAGATCGCGGGGATCAATGGGCTACCGGCGGGACCGTTTCGGCTCGAAACGGACCTCAGCTGGGACGGCCAGACCCTGGAGGCCAGGGCGATCAACGGCTCATCGCAGGCCGATGGCCTGCCCGCACCGCTGACCATCAGCGATGGCGAGATCAGTGTGCCCTTGCATGGTCCCTGGTCCGTGCAGCTGACCGGGAAGCTCGGCGATCAGCCTGGGGCGCTGCAACTGACCTCGGTCGCCTTGCCGCAAGGCGCAGCACAAACGCCGGACACCAAGACGGCTGGCGCCCTGGCGATCAAGGCAACCCTGGCTGATGGCCGCTTCGACGGCGAACTGCAGCTGGCCGCAAAAAATGATGCACCAGCGCGGCTCAGCGGCACGCTCAACGCTGGATCGGTCTCATTGGATGCCTTCACGAAAGACGATGTGACCAAGCACACGAAGCAAGACACCGCAGAGCAAGGCTCCGCAGAATCCGCGGCCACCAAACCCAAGACCAGCAAGCCGCCAACCTGGGTCGACAAGCCACTGCCGTTTGATCTGCTGACGCGCCTTGATGCTGACCTGGAGTTCGCCGTTGAGGCCCTGACCTGGCAGCGGATCACCATGCGCGGGCTGCAAGCTCGAGCCAAGCTCCGTGGCGGCCGGTTTGAACTCGACGGGGTCAGGCTGGCGCTGCCAGGGCTGACGGTCACCGGTCAGGCGGTAGTGGACGCAAGCTCCGCGAGTCCCGCAAGCCCCAAGACACCCGCCCTCACGCTCAATCTGAAAACCGACCGCGTCGACTTGCCACAGGCCTTGTCGATGCTGGCACAACGCCCGAAGTTAGGCGGTAGCATCAATGGCTTGAGCCTGGACGCGGCGGCCAGCGGCACGACACCGGCGACACTGATCCGCACCCTGAGCAGCACCCTGGAGGCCCAATCGCTCCGGCTGCTACCGCCTGCCAAGCGCGGTCGGACGGCCACCGCCATCGAGTTTACCCGCCCCAAGCTGCGCATCGATGCCGGCGCGGCGGTGAGCTTCCAGACTGGCTTGGCGATGGCCAGTCAAGACGGGTCTGAACGGACCATGGACCTGACTCTGACGGGCGGTACCCTGGCCGACCTGCTGCCCGGCGGACGGTCCTGGCCGCGCATCGACGTCCTTGCTCAGACCCGTATAGACAAACATCAGCTCAGCATTCGTGGCCATCTGGGGCCGCTCGCGGCCATCCGCAGCGGTCGCGACCTGATGCTCGACCTTCGCCTGACCGAAGACACTGACCTCAATACCGCGCTAACTGGCAGCCTTACCGGCACGCTCGCCCGACTCGACGGCCTGACAGGAAGCCAACTCCAGGCGCAGCTCACCGGGAAGAGCCTGGCTGTATTGCATCCCGGGCTGCCACCGCAACCATTTGCGGCCAAGGCGCGCCTGCGTGGTCAGACCGGGCAGCTTGAGCTGCTGGACATTGAGGCCAGCACCGGTAGCAGTGATCTCGCCGGGGAGGTCCTTGTCGGCCTTGGTAAGCCTGCGCGGATCGACGCCACGCTGAACGCTGAGGTGCTGGACCTCACGCCCTTCTTCCCCCAAAAACCGGACCGGAAAGCGGCCCCCGATCGGGCAGAGGCGCCAACAGGCGCGCACGCCAGCAACGCACAGCCGCTGCCGTTCGACGGACTCAAGGCGGTCAACGGCTCGCTCAAGCTACGCGCCGGTCAGGTCCAGCTCAACGACATCGGCATGGACAACGGCACGCTTGATATCACCCTCGACGCCGGGCATCTGGTGCTCTCGGGCGATGCCGAACAGGACAGCTTGTCGGTTGCTCTGGAGCTGCGGCCCGCACAGAACGGCTGGGAGTTCGACCTGCATCAACGAGGCAAGCTAGATCTCGGTCGGCTAATCAAGGCGGAGAAGAAACAAACACTGCCGAACGACGTGACCGCCACCGACGAAATCCGCCTGCGCGGTGTCGGTGCCTCGGTGCCTGAATTGCTGCGCTCCGCCGACGGGCGCGTGGAGCTGGTGCTGGGTGCCGGACAGTTGAACCGCAAGGCCTCCCAACTGCCGTTAGGAGGTGTTGTCGTCAGCCTGCTCGAGACCGTCAATCCGACCCGAATCAACAACCTCGACATCCGGCGCGACCTCCTCAGCCTCAAGTGCGCGGTCATGCAGTTCGATATTGCCGACGGCATCGCCACCAGCAAGCGCGGGTTGGCGCTCCAAACCGATAACCTCAATGTGCTCGGCGGCGGAGCCATTAAGCTGGAGACGGGTGAGATCGAGATGCGCTTTAAGACCATCAAGCGTACCGGGGTCGGACTCAGCCTGCTCGGCGTCGCCGACCGTTTCATCGTCCTCGACGGCACCCTGACGGCGCCACATGCAAGCATCGACTCTGGTGATCTCGCCGTCGAAGGCGCGGCCGCCTGGGCCACCGGCGGTCTCAGTCTGGTGGCCGGTCAGATCACCCGCCGCCTGACTGCCTTCGGCAACCCATGCAACAAGGTGTTGAAGCGCGATGCGCCAGGGGCAGGACCGTAA
- a CDS encoding transporter family protein — protein MKKHPFSRRMIRALAILASLTAAPAMAEMSAEELAKLAQNPVGNLISVPFQNNTNLNYGPEGGTQNILNIQPVIPISINEDWNIITRTIVPVVWMPSLGEGIGSTTGIGDTVFTAFLSPAKPGKWIWGVGPVVQLPTNTSDELGNGNWGLGPSVVLLHMEHGNPWVYGALVNNVWSLSSNQQGGSYNNGLIQPFLNYNFKGGLYLTSAPIITANWNADSNNRWTIPVGGGIGKITHLGKLPVNMQLSGYYNAVSPDFGADWQIRAQVQFMFPK, from the coding sequence ATGAAGAAACACCCTTTTTCCAGGCGGATGATCCGCGCGCTGGCAATACTGGCATCGCTGACAGCCGCCCCAGCCATGGCCGAGATGAGCGCAGAGGAACTCGCCAAGCTCGCCCAGAACCCGGTCGGTAACCTGATCAGCGTCCCCTTTCAGAACAACACCAATCTGAACTATGGGCCGGAGGGCGGCACGCAAAATATCCTCAATATCCAGCCGGTGATCCCGATCTCGATTAACGAAGATTGGAACATCATCACCCGTACCATCGTGCCCGTGGTCTGGATGCCATCGCTGGGCGAAGGAATCGGCAGCACGACTGGCATCGGGGATACTGTTTTCACGGCCTTTTTGTCGCCGGCCAAGCCCGGCAAATGGATCTGGGGGGTCGGTCCCGTCGTCCAACTCCCGACCAACACCAGCGACGAGCTGGGGAACGGTAACTGGGGGCTTGGGCCGTCTGTGGTGCTCTTGCATATGGAGCACGGCAATCCGTGGGTCTATGGCGCCCTGGTGAATAACGTCTGGTCGCTGAGCAGCAACCAGCAGGGCGGTTCCTACAACAACGGGCTGATTCAGCCTTTCCTCAACTACAACTTCAAAGGCGGCCTGTATCTGACCTCCGCGCCGATCATCACCGCCAATTGGAACGCCGACAGTAACAACCGCTGGACCATTCCGGTCGGCGGCGGCATTGGCAAAATCACACACCTCGGCAAGCTGCCGGTGAACATGCAGCTCTCCGGATACTACAACGCCGTGAGCCCGGATTTCGGTGCCGACTGGCAGATTCGCGCGCAAGTCCAGTTTATGTTTCCCAAATAG
- a CDS encoding DUF1134 domain-containing protein has translation MGRSLICTTVFPRFNNPSAKSKTMFHSYSKMIGAAAMTAMMLFGSLAIAGDDKQPVGAVSIQEKELGLIIGGSKGSGTLTFQGEEHQFKLKGISLGANVGMSKMSASGEVYDLTNVSEFPGTYTKLDASVALGGGMGGLRLKNQNGVILVLHSRTQGVDLNLGSMSGMTVTME, from the coding sequence ATGGGCAGGTCCCTGATCTGCACGACAGTCTTCCCCCGATTCAACAACCCATCAGCGAAGAGTAAAACAATGTTCCATTCCTATTCCAAAATGATCGGCGCGGCTGCCATGACCGCCATGATGCTTTTCGGCAGTCTGGCCATCGCCGGGGACGACAAACAGCCAGTTGGTGCGGTCTCCATTCAAGAAAAAGAACTCGGATTGATCATTGGCGGAAGCAAGGGTAGCGGGACCTTGACATTCCAGGGCGAAGAGCACCAATTCAAGCTCAAGGGTATCAGTCTTGGGGCCAATGTCGGCATGTCCAAAATGAGTGCCTCTGGTGAGGTCTACGATCTGACTAACGTTTCAGAGTTTCCGGGCACCTACACCAAGCTTGACGCCAGCGTCGCCTTGGGCGGCGGCATGGGCGGACTGCGCTTGAAAAACCAGAATGGCGTGATTTTGGTACTGCACTCACGCACCCAAGGCGTCGATCTCAATCTTGGAAGCATGAGCGGAATGACTGTCACGATGGAGTAG